From the bacterium (Candidatus Blackallbacteria) CG13_big_fil_rev_8_21_14_2_50_49_14 genome, one window contains:
- a CDS encoding ResB protein required for cytochrome C biosynthesis: METLSADLSSETPEQKKATGKVKKSVSPAQQILNYFGSLQLTVLLLVLSILLIFFGTLAQIDQGVWTVVKSYFRSWIVWIPFQLLFPRDRVVPGAMLFPGGWTLGSLLLINLLVAHIQRFTLKKDKIGLFIIHSGLILLLAGEGLTGLMAAESNMSIDEGSSSNYSEDIRHPELAVIDGSDAKTDLVTVVPESKLRSGRLIQDSQLPFDIQVDRFFKNSALDRDPKGGGFTAKGMPEVSGTQSAQGGIDMPSALITLYKPGTTQVLGAYTTSTWLKSPHKVDVNGKTYALSLRFARSYKPYTLFLKDFRFDRYPGTEIPKNFESTVRILDPEQQVDREVRIWMNHPLRYRGETYYQASYKPDESGTVLQVVQNPSWLIPYISCVLVTLGLLWQFGFSLMRSLKRRQKRSAV, translated from the coding sequence ATGGAAACCCTTTCCGCTGATCTTTCCTCTGAAACTCCGGAACAAAAAAAAGCCACTGGCAAAGTAAAAAAGTCAGTTTCTCCTGCACAGCAAATTTTAAACTATTTTGGCTCTTTGCAATTGACTGTGCTTTTGTTGGTCTTGAGTATTCTGTTGATCTTTTTTGGCACCTTGGCACAAATTGACCAAGGGGTATGGACGGTTGTAAAGAGCTATTTTCGCTCCTGGATCGTGTGGATACCCTTTCAATTGCTTTTTCCCCGTGATCGGGTCGTGCCGGGTGCGATGCTCTTTCCGGGCGGTTGGACGCTCGGTTCGCTTCTCTTGATCAATCTGTTGGTAGCGCATATTCAGCGTTTTACACTTAAAAAAGATAAAATCGGTCTGTTTATTATTCACAGCGGCCTGATTCTTTTGCTGGCGGGTGAAGGCCTGACGGGTTTAATGGCTGCAGAGAGCAATATGAGCATTGATGAAGGAAGTTCTTCCAATTACAGTGAAGATATCCGTCATCCCGAGTTGGCCGTCATCGATGGCAGCGATGCCAAAACGGATCTGGTCACGGTGGTGCCTGAAAGCAAGCTGCGTTCAGGGCGTTTGATCCAGGATTCCCAATTGCCCTTTGATATCCAGGTCGATCGTTTCTTTAAAAATTCCGCCCTGGATCGTGATCCCAAGGGCGGAGGCTTTACAGCCAAGGGCATGCCCGAAGTCAGTGGCACGCAATCAGCCCAAGGCGGCATTGATATGCCCTCGGCCCTGATCACCTTGTATAAGCCGGGTACGACCCAGGTCTTGGGGGCTTATACCACCTCGACCTGGCTCAAAAGCCCACACAAGGTGGATGTGAACGGAAAAACTTATGCTCTTTCCCTGCGCTTTGCCCGTTCGTATAAGCCCTATACCCTGTTTTTGAAAGATTTCAGGTTTGATCGCTATCCCGGTACTGAAATTCCCAAAAACTTTGAAAGTACGGTTAGAATTCTCGACCCCGAACAACAGGTCGATCGCGAAGTGCGAATCTGGATGAACCATCCCCTGCGCTATCGGGGTGAAACCTATTACCAGGCCTCGTATAAACCCGATGAGTCGGGTACGGTGCTTCAGGTAGTGCAAAACCCCAGTTGGCTGATTCCGTATATTTCCTGCGTTTTGGTGACGCTGGGATTGCTCTGGCAGTTTGGATTTTCGCTGATGCGCTCGCTCAAGCGCCGTCAGAAAAGGAGTGCTGTATGA